The sequence TAATAGCAAGTGCCCCATAATAACCATATTTGGAATGATCATAGCGCATGAAAACGATACAAGCACATAGCAGAATAGAAAAAAGGCTGCTCATCATCAGAGAAGGAAGACTATCTGCTTTTAAATAGCCAATTAGCCCTCCGATAAAAATGATCAAGGCATAAGCACTTAGCGTATAGATACTATTTTTCAACTAAAAATCTCCTCAAAAAATGAATACATTGCTTTAAAGCTCCTAGATGCAGCTATAGGTTCATAATACATTCCTGTATTAATGTCATGCTCTTTAGTATTTGTAAAAGCATGGGCTGCTTGACTGTAAATATTTAATTCCCAATTGATCTCTGCGTTTGTCATCTCAGATTGCAAATTGAGGAGATCTTCCTGCGATACGAGCGGGTCTCGATTTCCATGTAACACCAGAAGCGCTCCATGCATTTTTTTTGCATTAGGCACAATTTTTGCGTGCTGATCTCCCATATGAGTGGCATAAATTCCGTGAAAGCTAACTACTCCTTTAACCTGTGCACCGCTTCTAAGAAGTTCAATCACTGTTAACCCTCCAAAGCAAAAGCCTACTGCAGCAATACGATTTTGATCGACGAAGGGGAGCCTGGCAACTTGTTCAAAGGCAGCAAGAATACGAGCTCTCAAGACTGCGCGGTCCATAAATAGAGGCATCATTAAAGAAAGGGCTGCATCATTATTGTCGGCAACTCGTGCATTACCATAGACATCTGCTGCGAAGCCAACATAGCCTTCTTTAGCAAATTTTTTGGCAAGCTCTTGAAAGACTTTTTCTTGACCTCTCCATGCATGAGCAATCAATATAGCTGGTCGCTTTTTTTGATCCTCATAGGCCAGATGTCCTTGGCAAGTGACCCCATCCACTCTATAGTTAACTTTCTCTACATGCATTTGATTCTCTTTCTAAAAAGCCAATATAGGACATGAAAAATTTTAAAGATAGAA comes from Chlamydiales bacterium STE3 and encodes:
- a CDS encoding hypothetical protein (Product derived from UniProtKB/Trembl:D6YWB9), producing the protein MHVEKVNYRVDGVTCQGHLAYEDQKKRPAILIAHAWRGQEKVFQELAKKFAKEGYVGFAADVYGNARVADNNDAALSLMMPLFMDRAVLRARILAAFEQVARLPFVDQNRIAAVGFCFGGLTVIELLRSGAQVKGVVSFHGIYATHMGDQHAKIVPNAKKMHGALLVLHGNRDPLVSQEDLLNLQSEMTNAEINWELNIYSQAAHAFTNTKEHDINTGMYYEPIAASRSFKAMYSFFEEIFS